A stretch of Microbacterium sp. LWH3-1.2 DNA encodes these proteins:
- a CDS encoding ABC transporter substrate-binding protein gives MNRRLIVRSVAASVAAALVGVTLAACASTGTPESSGEKGADAVENALNEGGEITFWSWNTTSEDQVAAFEKAYPKVKVNLVNSGGAGDSNLKLQNALAAGKGAPDVVQLEYMSVPQFVLADAFVDLTDYGFADLEDLYTASSWQNISQGGIWGLPQDSGPMALFYNQATFDKFGLTVPTTWDEYIDAARQLHAADPEYFITNDSGLDGGFGSAMLWQAGSKAFQTDGDEVTIDLQDEGAQRYAETWGTLVDEGLLDGIGGWSDEWFAGLASGKIATLPAGAWMAGVLEAGAEDGAGNWRVAPMPTYDGGEPATAENGGSTMAVTKQSKSPALAAGFLKWLNSSDESIDIFVGAGGFPATTAQLESSEFLDAEPEFFGGQQINQVLVEAAKSVLPGWQYLPWQAYANSIYGDAMGPIYADRGDLADGLTAWQDANISYGQEQGFTVGE, from the coding sequence ATGAACCGTCGTCTGATCGTGCGCAGCGTCGCCGCGAGCGTCGCCGCCGCCCTGGTCGGCGTCACCCTCGCCGCTTGCGCCAGCACCGGCACGCCCGAGTCATCGGGAGAGAAGGGGGCCGACGCCGTCGAGAACGCGTTGAATGAAGGTGGCGAGATCACCTTCTGGAGCTGGAACACGACATCTGAGGACCAGGTCGCGGCGTTCGAGAAGGCCTACCCGAAGGTCAAGGTCAACCTCGTCAACTCCGGCGGCGCGGGAGACAGCAACCTGAAGCTGCAGAACGCGCTGGCCGCCGGCAAGGGCGCGCCCGACGTGGTCCAGCTCGAGTACATGTCGGTCCCGCAGTTCGTGCTCGCCGACGCATTCGTCGATCTCACCGACTACGGCTTCGCGGACCTCGAGGACCTGTACACGGCCTCGTCGTGGCAGAACATCAGTCAGGGCGGCATCTGGGGTCTCCCCCAGGACTCCGGTCCGATGGCTCTCTTCTACAACCAGGCCACCTTCGACAAGTTCGGCCTCACCGTGCCCACGACGTGGGACGAGTACATCGACGCGGCACGCCAGCTCCACGCCGCCGACCCGGAGTACTTCATCACCAACGACTCCGGACTCGACGGCGGATTCGGCTCCGCGATGCTCTGGCAGGCGGGCTCGAAAGCCTTCCAGACCGACGGTGACGAGGTCACCATCGATCTGCAGGACGAGGGCGCCCAGCGTTACGCCGAGACGTGGGGGACACTTGTTGACGAGGGTCTCCTCGACGGCATCGGCGGCTGGAGTGACGAGTGGTTCGCAGGCCTCGCCAGCGGCAAGATCGCGACGCTCCCCGCCGGCGCCTGGATGGCTGGCGTGCTGGAGGCCGGCGCGGAAGACGGCGCCGGCAACTGGCGCGTCGCGCCGATGCCGACGTACGACGGCGGTGAGCCCGCCACAGCGGAGAACGGCGGCAGCACGATGGCCGTCACGAAGCAGTCCAAGAGCCCCGCGCTCGCTGCAGGCTTCCTGAAGTGGCTGAACTCGTCCGACGAGTCGATCGACATCTTCGTGGGTGCCGGCGGCTTCCCCGCCACGACGGCTCAGCTCGAGTCGTCTGAGTTCCTGGACGCCGAGCCGGAGTTCTTCGGCGGCCAGCAGATCAACCAGGTCCTGGTCGAGGCGGCCAAGTCGGTCCTCCCCGGCTGGCAGTACCTGCCGTGGCAGGCCTATGCGAACAGCATCTACGGTGACGCGATGGGGCCGATCTACGCAGACCGAGGCGACCTCGCGGACGGGCTGACCGCATGGCAGGACGCCAACATCAGCTACGGCCAGGAGCAGGGCTTCACTGTCGGAGAGTAG
- a CDS encoding glycoside hydrolase family 35 protein gives MTASRFAYDDETFLLDGEPLRILSGALHYFRIHPDQWADRIAMAHLMGLNTIETYIPWNAHSPTRGTFETNGGLNLGRFLDLVGEAGMHAIVRPGPYICAEWDGGGLPAWLLTTPGIRLRSSEPRYLAAVTEYLEAALAVVAPRQVDSGGPVILLQVENEYGAYGSDADYLRSLTDTYRRNGITVPLTTVDQPRDGMLEKGSLPELLSTGSFGSRVDERLAALRAHQPSGPLMCSEFWCGWFDHWGGFHHVTDAAESARNLDRLLEAGASVNIYMLHGGTNFGLTNGANDKGVYQPTVTSYDYDAPLDEAGRPTEKFWKFREAIARHSAVPPLPSDVRVASEFVVPESVPLIGAGLLDDVAPGEWSAFESAPTMDDLGMASGFLRYRAFLSGGDEPTVLDLGEVRDRAWVFLDGIAVGVLSRAAGDHSIALPRGFGRLDVLVEDEGRVNYGRRIGEPKGLIGPITLGALEIAGWEVAPVPIHDLPAIAECSPASPLPLRAGLIRAHFELHEPADLAMVTSDLGWGVAWVNGFALGRFRPRGPQRTLYVPRPATQSGRNTVVLFTQEPPRSRQLSFHPSLDLGPVDD, from the coding sequence ATGACCGCCTCCCGCTTCGCGTACGACGATGAGACGTTCCTCCTCGACGGTGAGCCACTGCGCATCCTCTCCGGCGCCCTCCATTACTTCCGGATCCATCCCGACCAGTGGGCCGATCGCATCGCGATGGCGCACCTCATGGGCTTGAACACGATCGAGACGTACATCCCGTGGAACGCGCACAGCCCGACACGCGGGACCTTCGAGACGAACGGCGGTCTCAATCTGGGCCGGTTTCTCGATCTCGTCGGTGAGGCCGGGATGCACGCGATCGTGCGGCCGGGGCCATACATCTGTGCCGAATGGGACGGGGGCGGTCTTCCGGCGTGGCTCCTGACAACGCCTGGAATCCGCCTGCGTTCCTCGGAGCCTCGCTATCTTGCCGCCGTCACCGAGTACCTGGAGGCGGCGCTGGCCGTCGTGGCCCCCCGGCAGGTCGACAGCGGCGGTCCCGTAATCTTGCTCCAAGTGGAGAACGAGTATGGGGCTTACGGCAGCGACGCCGACTACCTTCGGTCGCTGACCGACACCTACCGGCGCAACGGCATCACCGTCCCCCTTACGACCGTCGATCAGCCTCGAGACGGGATGCTCGAGAAGGGAAGCCTTCCCGAGCTGCTGTCGACCGGGTCCTTCGGCTCGCGCGTCGACGAGCGTCTGGCCGCCCTCCGGGCGCACCAGCCGAGCGGCCCGCTCATGTGCTCGGAGTTCTGGTGCGGGTGGTTCGACCACTGGGGAGGATTCCACCATGTGACGGACGCTGCGGAGTCCGCCCGCAACCTGGACAGACTGCTCGAAGCAGGGGCGTCGGTGAACATCTACATGCTTCACGGCGGCACGAACTTCGGGCTCACCAACGGAGCGAACGACAAGGGCGTCTATCAGCCGACCGTGACGTCGTACGACTATGACGCCCCTCTCGATGAGGCCGGCCGTCCCACCGAGAAGTTCTGGAAGTTCCGGGAAGCTATCGCGCGGCACAGTGCTGTTCCGCCGCTCCCCTCAGATGTACGGGTCGCTTCGGAGTTCGTGGTTCCCGAATCGGTGCCGCTGATCGGCGCGGGCCTTCTGGACGATGTCGCGCCCGGGGAGTGGTCGGCTTTCGAGAGCGCACCGACGATGGACGACCTCGGCATGGCAAGCGGCTTCCTCCGCTATCGAGCCTTCCTCTCCGGTGGTGACGAACCGACGGTGCTGGATCTCGGGGAGGTGCGCGATCGCGCGTGGGTCTTCCTCGACGGGATTGCCGTGGGTGTCCTGTCCCGCGCTGCCGGCGATCACTCGATCGCCCTTCCGCGCGGGTTCGGTCGCCTCGACGTCCTGGTGGAGGACGAAGGCCGAGTCAACTATGGTCGACGCATCGGCGAGCCGAAGGGTCTCATCGGACCGATCACCCTTGGCGCGCTCGAGATCGCAGGCTGGGAGGTCGCCCCTGTACCGATCCACGACCTGCCCGCTATCGCCGAATGCTCGCCGGCATCGCCGTTGCCGCTTCGCGCGGGCCTCATCCGCGCCCATTTCGAGCTGCACGAGCCCGCTGATCTCGCCATGGTGACGAGCGACCTCGGATGGGGTGTTGCGTGGGTCAATGGGTTCGCCCTCGGCCGATTCCGGCCGCGCGGTCCTCAGCGGACGCTCTACGTGCCGCGGCCCGCCACACAGTCGGGACGCAATACGGTCGTCTTGTTCACACAGGAGCCGCCGCGTTCGCGCCAGCTGAGCTTCCACCCGTCTCTCGACCTGGGACCCGTCGATGATTGA
- a CDS encoding beta-galactosidase, with protein sequence MIEKDPRIRYGGDYNPEQWPVHVWDEDVRLMQQAHVTTATVAVFAWAKLEPAPGRYEFAWLDDVLDRLHAGGIRVILGTATSSPPAWLAHRHPESLPLSIDGVRLAFGSRQQFSPSSAAYRHHAMRLVTQLASRYAQHPAVEGWHVGNEYGNHVTRSYDPESAEAFRIWLQNRYGDIGTLNAAWGTAFWSQTYQSFAEVGVPSAAPMIRNPTQVLDFDRFSSDALLELYRAEAEIIRSHTLESPITTNFMGFFKDIDYWSWAPHVDVVSDDLYPDPADPRSHVLSAAARDLMRSLGAGRPWLLMEQATSAVNWRPPNVPLADGRHRLNSLQAVARGADGILHFQWRQSAAGAEKFHSAMLPHAGENTRVHRGVRALGAELRELGDLVGAGVPARVALCFDWDSWRAIEQDGTPATVDYLDTVLRFYEGFLRRGVTVDFLHPEADSTAYSLVVAPAAHVLSDDAVHALASVPARGGTLVVTYLSGVVDENLHVRLGGYLGGEGALRSALGVRVEEFAPAPDSTAFDVTGDYAGASDFWQELIRVDDPHVEVVSSFASGFAAGSPAITVKRGVDGAGAAWYVGTRPSTALVDKLVSAWLADSNIPAVFEHAAAGVETVLRGGRRFVANHSEAPVHLSVDNRRIELSGYDCTWIGTREEPIEITWTSAGPTLIPSEGEI encoded by the coding sequence ATGATTGAGAAGGACCCGCGCATCCGTTACGGCGGCGACTACAACCCGGAGCAATGGCCCGTCCACGTCTGGGACGAGGACGTCCGGCTCATGCAGCAAGCGCACGTGACCACGGCGACCGTCGCGGTGTTTGCGTGGGCCAAGCTCGAGCCCGCGCCGGGCCGGTACGAGTTCGCCTGGCTCGATGATGTGCTCGACCGCCTGCACGCCGGCGGCATCCGCGTGATACTGGGCACCGCCACGTCGTCGCCACCGGCATGGCTTGCCCACCGGCACCCCGAGTCGCTGCCTCTGTCGATCGACGGAGTGCGGCTCGCGTTCGGATCCCGCCAGCAGTTCAGTCCCAGCTCGGCGGCGTATCGCCACCACGCGATGCGGTTGGTCACCCAGCTCGCATCCCGGTACGCCCAGCACCCCGCTGTCGAGGGGTGGCACGTCGGCAACGAGTACGGCAACCACGTGACGCGCAGCTATGACCCGGAGTCGGCGGAGGCCTTTCGCATCTGGCTGCAGAACCGCTATGGCGACATCGGCACGCTGAACGCAGCATGGGGCACGGCATTCTGGTCGCAGACGTACCAGAGCTTCGCAGAGGTGGGTGTCCCATCCGCGGCACCGATGATCCGCAACCCCACACAGGTCTTGGACTTCGACCGGTTCAGCTCCGACGCCCTCCTCGAGTTGTACCGCGCGGAGGCGGAGATCATTCGGTCTCATACCTTGGAAAGCCCGATCACCACCAACTTCATGGGCTTCTTCAAGGACATCGACTACTGGTCGTGGGCACCTCACGTCGACGTTGTCTCGGACGACCTCTATCCCGATCCTGCGGACCCGCGCAGCCATGTGCTCTCCGCAGCCGCGCGGGATCTCATGAGATCGCTCGGCGCGGGCAGACCGTGGCTACTCATGGAGCAGGCGACATCCGCGGTCAACTGGCGGCCACCCAACGTGCCGCTCGCGGACGGTCGGCACCGTCTGAACTCGCTTCAAGCCGTCGCGCGCGGCGCTGACGGCATCCTCCATTTCCAGTGGCGACAGTCCGCCGCGGGCGCAGAGAAGTTCCATTCCGCGATGCTTCCGCATGCGGGCGAGAACACGCGCGTGCACCGGGGCGTGCGCGCCCTCGGCGCGGAGCTGCGCGAGCTGGGGGATCTGGTCGGCGCAGGAGTGCCCGCGAGGGTCGCGCTCTGCTTCGACTGGGATTCGTGGCGGGCGATCGAGCAGGACGGCACCCCGGCTACGGTCGACTATCTCGATACCGTTCTGCGGTTCTACGAGGGATTCCTCCGCCGTGGCGTCACGGTGGACTTCCTGCATCCGGAGGCGGACTCGACGGCGTACTCGCTCGTGGTCGCACCCGCGGCACACGTGCTTTCTGACGATGCCGTGCACGCGCTCGCGTCTGTCCCCGCTCGCGGTGGCACGCTCGTGGTCACCTATCTCAGTGGCGTCGTGGACGAGAATCTCCACGTCCGGCTCGGAGGGTACCTGGGCGGCGAGGGGGCTCTGCGCAGCGCCCTCGGCGTCAGAGTCGAGGAGTTCGCCCCCGCTCCGGACAGCACCGCCTTCGACGTCACGGGCGACTACGCAGGCGCGTCGGACTTCTGGCAGGAGCTGATCCGGGTCGACGACCCGCACGTCGAGGTGGTGTCGTCGTTTGCGAGCGGCTTCGCGGCGGGCTCTCCCGCTATCACGGTCAAACGTGGTGTCGACGGCGCCGGGGCAGCCTGGTATGTCGGCACCCGGCCGTCGACAGCACTGGTGGACAAGCTTGTCAGCGCTTGGCTCGCCGACAGCAATATCCCCGCAGTCTTCGAGCACGCCGCCGCAGGCGTCGAGACGGTCCTCCGCGGAGGCCGACGATTCGTCGCCAACCATTCCGAAGCACCTGTGCATCTGAGTGTCGACAATCGCCGCATCGAGCTGTCTGGCTACGACTGCACATGGATCGGGACACGAGAAGAACCGATCGAAATCACGTGGACGAGTGCCGGGCCGACGTTGATCCCGTCCGAAGGGGAGATCTAG
- a CDS encoding glycosyl hydrolase family 95 catalytic domain-containing protein, with protein MSVALVAGAVAATPAAGAAPDGSAEPEVLVHYDMSFEGSVLKDMSGRGRDARLVGLGAADFVTDGDDQALKFNGTGYIELPNFIGNEQAVVVELRYKVGTRNNEGLFSTGTSSSQNHLRFHPLVTGQAVWESRFGSRWAKIQGPVTYASDAYATTTAVLKNDGSYDAYVNGALLGSANMGTTAPQLNNGSAVFGYLGRPVWTTDPYFTGTLTDVIVRKHASIPPPPSTNSRVVSTTFPTKSSSPNTWWRAGMVTGNGENGAVIAGNPLADTIIYQNMAFNMPTNDKRDTPNLASHLPSVRQQVFNGQDPRTDTPWALQFDYTYHPSHQLNLRPRSSGPLSGNWRWTDYETGEVGVDYVDDGGKWERTTFASRPDNVVVTRLSSSSTGAKVDLDFDVTPIDEMAVEGGTLNTALRYKQFVDPEADYIGQVAHYPSFANSELKNGGFAGVTYVVAKGGHKEPYEVTKPLGARAVPGSKYYGISITDADEVFLISKSARDTNIGTIDEFAAQQDFGVVDQLRNDIEAVISKPEYIVGGALDYDALLAPHAAGQREEFNAVKLDLPGAEADSALSNEALIAKQQLNAGALNPAMVERAFNAGRYATISSSGFSTPRLGGMWAGGWNSAWQADWTTDANVNLQIAGANIGNLQTQIEGYANFILRTAPDWEINAQKIYGMTDALLAPPRTDSDRASLVHFTWNGGVYPFEYWNAGASWLILPLYEYWMTRGDAHIPLADDIDVSSLASVLSPDETDLTEAQLAAIEDRGYLRLVEDLLLPLLRKQSNFWEQFVDPQYYGDAAQEARYQPGKTALADGEHYLLLPCYSPENRPLGGNSAIAINCTMDIAAARDGLRMTIEAEKYANEADAESAERIAGWESLRAKLPPETYDGTGALREWSLGRYTENHAHRHVSHAYFAWPAHDLTPEIIDGLKTAMELRKTTAGDKQSGHGWLHMGLVDARLKNAQGATESLLQLLGGNAYYSSFTTNHNVNGASAYASDILNTVPTLLLETLVYSDEGEIEILPALPTGMNAGSVSGSMARTQAEVTNLEWDVDAGSATMTLTSLREQTIDVRSGIPWASAMVDGVKVHNNGEPLKVAFDEGESKTITFALGEPDTVAPVVSASTLPVVADGAGGWFVSPVSVSVSASDADSAVASVEYRLGEGAWSAYSSPVSIPEGAATFSYRATDEAGNVSEVGQLPVSVDTVAPVTSAVVSPGSGAVLAGSAVSATFSASDETSGVALTEYSTDGGASWVAATAAGVSFTEVGAYVVKFRSVDAAGNVEEAREVTLSVVQPRTFRGFYAPVDMAGVVNVVKGGSTVPLKFELFFGEEELTSTTAIESLRTVQHSCDPAAPSDEIESLVAGGTSLSYDVEAGQFQYNWKTSKGTTGCFDVIVRSTDGVELKAQFRLK; from the coding sequence GTGTCAGTAGCGCTCGTCGCGGGTGCGGTTGCGGCGACCCCCGCGGCAGGCGCCGCCCCGGATGGTTCCGCGGAGCCGGAAGTGCTCGTGCACTATGACATGTCGTTCGAAGGCAGTGTCCTCAAAGACATGTCGGGCCGTGGGAGGGATGCCCGCCTCGTGGGCCTCGGTGCGGCCGACTTCGTCACCGATGGTGATGACCAAGCACTCAAGTTCAATGGAACGGGCTACATCGAGCTCCCGAATTTCATCGGCAACGAACAAGCGGTCGTCGTCGAACTGCGCTACAAGGTGGGCACGCGCAACAACGAGGGCTTGTTCTCGACGGGTACGAGCAGTTCGCAGAACCACCTCCGCTTCCATCCACTCGTCACCGGACAGGCAGTGTGGGAGTCGAGGTTCGGAAGTCGCTGGGCCAAGATTCAGGGCCCCGTGACCTACGCGTCCGATGCCTACGCCACAACGACAGCGGTGCTGAAGAACGATGGGTCCTACGACGCGTACGTCAATGGCGCTCTCCTGGGCAGCGCGAACATGGGTACCACCGCACCGCAGCTGAACAATGGCTCCGCTGTCTTCGGCTATCTCGGCCGCCCGGTCTGGACCACCGACCCCTACTTCACCGGCACCCTGACCGACGTGATCGTCCGTAAGCACGCGTCGATCCCGCCGCCGCCGAGCACGAACAGCAGAGTCGTCTCGACCACGTTCCCCACCAAGTCGTCGAGCCCGAACACGTGGTGGCGAGCAGGGATGGTCACCGGAAATGGAGAAAACGGTGCGGTGATCGCGGGCAACCCGCTGGCCGACACGATCATCTACCAGAACATGGCATTCAACATGCCGACCAACGACAAGCGCGACACTCCGAACCTGGCGTCCCACCTGCCCAGCGTGCGACAGCAAGTCTTCAACGGTCAGGACCCTCGCACCGACACGCCGTGGGCCCTGCAGTTCGATTACACGTACCACCCCTCCCATCAGCTGAACCTCAGGCCTCGGTCGTCCGGTCCGCTCAGCGGGAATTGGCGATGGACCGACTACGAGACCGGTGAGGTCGGGGTGGACTACGTCGACGACGGAGGAAAGTGGGAGCGTACGACCTTCGCATCTCGCCCCGACAATGTCGTCGTGACTCGACTGTCGAGTTCGTCCACAGGAGCGAAGGTCGACCTCGACTTCGATGTCACGCCTATCGACGAGATGGCGGTCGAGGGTGGCACCCTCAACACGGCGCTTCGCTACAAGCAGTTCGTCGATCCGGAAGCCGACTACATCGGCCAGGTCGCGCATTACCCGTCGTTTGCCAACAGCGAGCTCAAGAACGGTGGATTCGCCGGTGTGACGTATGTTGTCGCGAAGGGTGGCCACAAGGAGCCCTACGAAGTCACCAAGCCGCTGGGGGCCCGCGCGGTGCCGGGTTCGAAGTACTACGGCATCTCGATCACCGACGCCGACGAGGTCTTCCTCATCTCGAAGTCTGCGCGGGACACGAACATCGGCACGATCGACGAATTCGCCGCTCAACAGGACTTCGGCGTGGTCGACCAATTGCGCAACGACATCGAGGCGGTGATCTCCAAGCCGGAGTACATCGTTGGCGGGGCGCTGGACTACGACGCTCTGCTTGCGCCGCACGCCGCCGGTCAGAGAGAGGAGTTCAATGCCGTCAAGCTGGATCTGCCCGGTGCGGAAGCCGACTCGGCCCTGAGCAACGAAGCGCTCATCGCCAAGCAGCAACTGAACGCCGGGGCGCTCAACCCCGCTATGGTCGAGCGCGCATTCAACGCCGGGCGCTACGCGACGATCAGCTCGAGCGGCTTCAGTACCCCACGCCTTGGCGGAATGTGGGCAGGCGGATGGAACTCGGCCTGGCAGGCCGACTGGACGACGGACGCGAACGTGAACCTGCAGATCGCCGGTGCCAACATCGGCAACCTGCAGACGCAGATCGAGGGCTACGCGAACTTCATCCTGCGCACTGCGCCCGACTGGGAGATCAACGCCCAGAAGATCTACGGCATGACAGACGCCCTGCTCGCCCCGCCGCGCACCGACTCCGACCGCGCAAGCCTCGTCCACTTCACCTGGAACGGTGGTGTGTACCCGTTCGAATACTGGAACGCTGGAGCCAGCTGGCTCATCCTGCCCCTCTACGAGTACTGGATGACCCGCGGTGACGCCCACATCCCGCTGGCCGACGACATCGACGTGAGCTCCTTGGCATCGGTGCTGAGTCCCGACGAGACCGACCTCACCGAGGCCCAACTCGCGGCGATCGAGGATCGTGGATACCTGCGCCTGGTCGAAGACCTGCTCCTGCCACTCCTGCGCAAACAGTCCAACTTCTGGGAGCAGTTCGTCGACCCGCAGTACTACGGCGACGCGGCCCAGGAAGCCCGCTACCAGCCGGGGAAGACCGCACTCGCCGACGGCGAGCACTATCTCCTCCTCCCGTGCTACTCACCCGAGAATCGTCCTCTGGGGGGCAACTCGGCCATTGCGATCAACTGCACGATGGACATCGCGGCGGCGCGCGATGGTCTGCGGATGACGATCGAGGCTGAGAAGTATGCGAACGAAGCGGATGCCGAGAGCGCGGAGCGCATCGCGGGCTGGGAGTCACTGAGGGCAAAGCTGCCGCCCGAGACGTACGACGGCACGGGCGCACTTCGCGAGTGGTCGCTCGGCCGCTACACCGAGAACCACGCTCACCGTCACGTGAGTCACGCGTACTTCGCATGGCCCGCGCACGACCTCACCCCCGAGATCATCGACGGGCTGAAGACTGCGATGGAGCTGCGCAAGACCACCGCCGGTGACAAACAGTCCGGTCACGGATGGTTGCACATGGGGCTGGTCGACGCGCGCCTGAAGAACGCGCAGGGGGCGACAGAGTCGCTCCTGCAGCTTCTCGGCGGAAACGCGTACTACTCGAGCTTCACGACCAACCACAACGTGAACGGAGCCTCGGCCTACGCATCCGACATCCTCAACACAGTCCCGACACTGCTGCTCGAGACGCTCGTCTACTCTGACGAGGGCGAGATCGAGATCCTCCCTGCGCTCCCCACGGGGATGAACGCCGGATCCGTGTCCGGCTCGATGGCACGAACCCAGGCTGAAGTCACGAACCTCGAGTGGGATGTCGACGCCGGTTCGGCGACAATGACCCTCACCTCGTTGCGCGAGCAGACCATCGATGTCCGCAGCGGAATCCCGTGGGCCTCTGCCATGGTCGACGGCGTGAAGGTGCACAACAACGGAGAGCCCCTGAAGGTCGCGTTCGACGAAGGCGAGAGCAAGACGATCACCTTCGCTCTCGGTGAGCCGGATACGGTGGCGCCGGTGGTGTCGGCGAGTACGTTGCCGGTGGTGGCGGATGGTGCGGGTGGTTGGTTTGTGTCGCCGGTGTCGGTGAGTGTGTCGGCGTCGGATGCGGATTCGGCTGTGGCGAGTGTGGAGTATCGGTTGGGTGAGGGGGCGTGGAGTGCGTACTCTTCGCCGGTGTCGATCCCGGAGGGTGCGGCGACGTTCAGTTATCGCGCGACTGATGAGGCGGGCAATGTGTCGGAGGTGGGGCAGTTGCCGGTCTCGGTGGACACGGTTGCGCCGGTGACGTCGGCGGTGGTGTCGCCGGGTTCGGGGGCTGTGCTGGCGGGGTCGGCGGTGTCGGCGACGTTCTCGGCGTCGGATGAGACGTCGGGTGTGGCGTTGACGGAGTATTCGACGGATGGTGGAGCGAGCTGGGTTGCGGCGACGGCGGCGGGTGTGTCGTTCACGGAGGTGGGCGCGTATGTCGTGAAGTTCCGGTCGGTGGATGCGGCGGGCAATGTGGAGGAGGCTCGGGAGGTGACCCTCAGTGTTGTTCAGCCGCGGACCTTCAGGGGTTTTTATGCTCCGGTGGATATGGCGGGTGTGGTGAATGTGGTCAAGGGCGGTTCGACGGTTCCGTTGAAGTTCGAGCTGTTCTTCGGTGAGGAGGAGCTGACGTCGACGACGGCGATCGAGTCGTTGCGGACGGTGCAGCATTCGTGTGATCCGGCGGCGCCGTCCGATGAGATCGAGTCGCTTGTTGCGGGTGGTACGTCGTTGAGTTACGACGTAGAGGCGGGGCAGTTCCAGTACAACTGGAAGACTTCGAAGGGGACTACCGGGTGCTTCGACGTGATCGTGCGCAGCACGGACGGGGTCGAGCTGAAGGCGCAGTTCCGTTTGAAGTAG
- a CDS encoding glycoside hydrolase family 43 protein, protein MITQNDAGRPSTYAGYLYVHFKRETEHGEQVYFALSDGDDPLHFDDLNDGKPVLCSTLGDRGIRDPHIVRSPTGDRFYLVATDLRVYGNDDWERLQRRGSRSIMIWESEDLVDWGEGRLVEVAPPEAGNAWAPESIWDPEQQAFLVHWSSTLYDDPEHEGDSYNRIMYATTRDFRTFSAPRVWIDRGWQTIDATVIEHDGLYYRFVKDERTRSVDAPHGKSVFSETSASLTAGDWTPLTEGIGLGAISRGEGPLVYKSNREEKWFLWIDEFTPERRYVPFETTSLAAGEWTLATDVRLPSDPCHGVVLPLTAVEYRRLSNAWSTVA, encoded by the coding sequence ATGATCACGCAGAATGACGCAGGCCGCCCGTCGACGTACGCAGGTTATCTCTACGTGCATTTCAAAAGGGAGACCGAGCACGGGGAGCAGGTCTACTTCGCCCTGAGCGACGGCGACGATCCCTTGCACTTCGACGACCTCAACGACGGCAAGCCCGTTCTCTGCTCCACGCTTGGCGATCGCGGCATCAGAGATCCGCACATCGTCCGGTCGCCGACAGGCGACCGGTTCTACCTCGTGGCGACCGATCTGCGTGTCTACGGCAATGACGACTGGGAACGCCTCCAGCGACGGGGCAGCCGCTCAATCATGATCTGGGAGTCGGAGGATCTCGTCGACTGGGGAGAGGGTCGGCTCGTCGAGGTCGCGCCTCCGGAGGCCGGGAACGCCTGGGCTCCCGAGTCCATCTGGGATCCCGAGCAGCAGGCGTTCCTCGTGCACTGGTCTTCGACCCTCTACGACGACCCCGAACACGAAGGCGACAGCTACAACCGCATCATGTACGCCACGACTCGCGACTTCCGCACTTTCTCCGCACCTAGGGTCTGGATCGACCGGGGATGGCAGACGATCGATGCCACGGTGATCGAACACGACGGCCTCTACTACCGCTTCGTCAAAGACGAGCGCACCCGGTCCGTGGATGCCCCTCACGGCAAGTCCGTCTTCTCGGAGACCTCCGCCTCACTGACGGCGGGAGACTGGACCCCCCTCACAGAGGGCATCGGCCTGGGGGCGATCAGCCGAGGCGAAGGTCCCCTCGTGTACAAGTCGAACCGCGAGGAGAAGTGGTTCCTTTGGATCGACGAGTTCACTCCTGAACGCCGCTATGTGCCGTTCGAGACGACCAGCTTGGCCGCCGGCGAATGGACCTTGGCAACGGACGTCAGGCTACCGAGCGATCCGTGCCATGGCGTCGTGCTGCCACTGACCGCTGTGGAGTACCGGCGGCTGAGCAACGCTTGGAGCACCGTCGCATGA